Proteins found in one Cryptococcus neoformans var. grubii H99 chromosome 14, complete sequence genomic segment:
- a CDS encoding CAMK/CAMKL/Kin4 protein kinase: MHQQRAPAAHHHSYSFAPYPHASISAGSTVPSMAQPQVYYQQPPADFYPQVPDHNPHIGASHGTQAGPSQSSENNALATPDVRQSKSARPRPPPSSITMPMIPTSLPDPSMHSYVPVQAPAPQQPTRTANRRSHNPAATLNSPSAPRPEELTDEYVLHPSVYAFKQEYPRRAMVGLGPYIVLQTLGEGEFGKVKLGVHADYGVEVAIKLIRRGDLQEEAHASKVEREINVLKTLKHPNIVRMFDVLDTHKYIGIVLEFAGGGELFEYILANEYLKDKEGQRIFAQLISGVDYLHKKGVIHRDLKLENLLLDKNRNLIITDFGFANQFDLSKGDLMSTSCGSPCYAAPELVVLDTPYHGSAVDIWSCGVILYAMLAGYLPYDDDPDNPDAGNVVELYRYIMNTELHYPDHVSPLGKNLLQHMLILHPEHRIKIPAIVKHPWLKPYHDMFNKSVEECEAAFQDSMYRKSKQARKELQERRRVQIQAREALQARERAHMQRSQSSAPGTIITAAALDQIRRRPHSAMPGSTPLPEIIAKHSESVDDVPLTMRSATPPAALSQPAEIRSPAIESPRPRSESMAPGLSFATSINTPTAMTVETPSSVPMHSPDGALSPAVMTAMQPSVETVSPVRDHKNRRTIQMEYAGEAAYDRTKEAFDANHGCANGSMETTSTADTGMVASSLLDVKREESTDIEMESGSSDNEQPKPASDSITQQSGEKSMDTSPIVPITIPLAPPAEFGIATVANDPSQVIEPLEKLPPASAEHEPDSIDEMTSPSTPRVSTSVEEEPVNVTPRAKMRAAPVATTPKASLVNERKRHGFMPPPMDASFVSDSQPESSLTATGLPRPPKKDRYRKGMSLDKFGLAKLLGHASQAHTTVHGEGKMSPPSASSSALALQHQLQQHGDQSQAMSQSDSVKKSRRRTLQFGFHSRRESKASSAVAAPGTPLMDKDINGENMLSSITGGTASLRDKRRKTVQIGPSTQSEQKDTTVNVSGLSSSGHLVKNPATEPPQKISVGPVVGTDASALSQNSPSTVALDAFTAQQGHYPSYRGSSSRTSKVMDWFRRKTFVKETVPERKSPALKSDSQSSFVRVGEVASPASKAQESAQASTVSQENTDETEEKIGSTADRGNTTKATPTKSSVLPRPVDADATPPSVMVTPPRPTAAATPTIGSSTQQSPPTTIGTRSASTFTFDESKIRVHTGLVDQSALSTKSPQDVFVEVIQVLRGMGVEMKRESDFKLRCTRAKKKAAGSSIGLGSVISTGSGMNPFSVMNNASTSKTDSRGLPTPMSPSVTNRSSAGIKGLLRRGSSRSSAHPARLTRTDNEVPNPPSQSTPNLELPESSMASKPEPLYGKELMDAGDEVKFTVELCKMKNLPGLFILKIKRTKGNLWSFKFIYQTVIERTTTLTH; this comes from the exons ATGCACCAGCAAAGAGCACCCGCCGCTCACCATCATTCTTATTCGTTCGCGCCTTATCCACACGCTTCAATTTCTGCCGGAAGTACTGTTCCCTCGATGGCACAGCCTCAAGTATACTACCAACAGCCACCGGCTGACTTTTATCCGCAAGTGCCGGATCACAATCCACACATTGGTGCATCCCACGGTACACAGGCGGGGCCATCCCAATCATCGGAAAACAACGCATTAGCCACGCCGGACGTCCGTCAATCAAAATCTGCTCGGCCACGGCcgcctccttcatccattACGATGCCCATGATCCCAACCTCGCTTCCCGACCCATCCATGCATTCGTACGTTCCGGTACAAGCTCCTGCTCCCCAACAACCGACGCGTACTGCTAACCGCCGTTCCCACAATCCTGCTGCCACTTTGAATTCGCCCTCGGCGCCGCGGCCCGAGGAGCTGACAGATGAGTATGTTTTGCACCCTTCAGTATACGCATTCAAACAAGAGTACCCGCGGCGAGCCATGGTCGGCTTGGGACCGTATATAGTGCTACAAACATTGGGAGAAGGCGAATTTGGCAAAGTCAAGTTGGGTGTTCATGCGGACTACGGCGTGGAAGTTGCAATCAAGTTAATCAGGCGAGGTGATCTTCAAGAAGAGGCTCATGCAAGCAAAGTTGAAAGGGAAATCAACGTTTTAAAG ACATTGAAACACCCAAACATCGTGCGTATGTTCGATGTTCTTGATACGCACAAATACATCGGAATTGTGTTGGAGTTTGCTGGAG GCGGGGAGCTTTTTGAGTACATCCTTGCCAACGAATACCTGAAGGACAAAGAAGGTCAAAGAATTTTTGCTCAATTAATATCCGGCGTGGACTACCTGCACAAGAAAGGCGTCATCCACCGTGACCTGAAGTTGGAAAATTTATTGCTTGACAAGAACAGGAATCTTATTATTACAGATTTCGGGTTTGCAAACCAATTTGACCTGTCCAAAGGGGACCTCATGTCTACCAGTTGCGGAAGTCCGTGCTATGCCGCGCCAGAGCTTGTTGTGCTGGACACACCTTACCACGGTTCCGCGGTCGACATATGGTCCTGCGGAGTCATCCTTTACGCCATGCTTGCTGGATATCTTCCATACGACGACGATCCTGACAACCCCGATGCTGGAAATGTCGTTGAGCTTTATCGCTATATCATGAATACCGAACTGCATTATCCGGATCACGTATCCCCACTGGGCAAGAACCTACTCCAGCACATGCTTATCCTTCACCCCGAGCATCGAATCAAGATACCTGCCATTGTCAAACATCCATGGCTCAAACCCTACCATGACATGTTCAACAAGTCTGTTGAGGAATGCGAGGCAGCCTTTCAGGATTCCATGTATAGGAAAAGTAAACAAGCCAGAAAGGAGCTGCAAGAGCGCCGCAGAGTTCAGATACAAGCTCGCGAAGCCTTACaggcgagggagagggCCCATATGCAGCGAAGCCAGAGTAGTGCCCCCGGCACGATTATCACTGCAGCTGCGCTTGATCAAATCCGTCGCCGACCACATAGTGCTATGCCCGGGTCCACCCCACTTCCCGAAATCATTGCTAAGCACTCTGAGTCAGTAGACGACGTACCGCTCACTATGCGGTCGGCTACGCCCCCAGCTGCCCTCTCCCAGCCGGCTGAGATTCGTTCCCCTGCAATTGAGTCCCCTCGCCCACGGTCTGAGTCCATGGCTCCTGGCCTTTCATTTGCGACGTCCATCAATACCCCTACTGCCATGACTGTTGAGACACCATCCTCCGTCCCAATGCATTCCCCCGACGGTGCTCTGTCCCCCGCGGTAATGACTGCGATGCAGCCTTCGGTGGAAACAGTGTCACCAGTGCGAGATCACAAGAACCGTCGCACCATTCAAATGGAATATGCCGGGGAAGCGGCATATGACAGAACGAAGGAAGCCTTTGATGCCAACCACGGATGTGCAAATGGGTCAATGGAAACCACAAGCACTGCCGACACCGGGATGGTcgcatcttctcttcttgacgTGAAACGAGAAGAATCGACTGATATTGAGATGGAGTCAGGCTCATCGGACAACGAGCAGCCCAAACCGGCAAGTGATAGTATCACACAACAATCCGGAGAGAAGTCAATGGATACATCGCCTATCGTCCCGATAACGATCCCTCTTGCCCCTCCCGCAGAATTCGGCATCGCTACCGTAGCAAACGATCCTTCACAGGTCATCGAACCGCTCGAAAAATTGCCGCCCGCTTCCGCCGAACATGAGCCTGATTCCATCGACGAAATGACATCTCCCTCCACTCCCCGGGTTTCCACAtctgttgaagaggaaccTGTCAATGTCACTCCCCGCGCAAAAATGCGGGCGGCCCCAGTCGCCACCACTCCAAAGGCCTCTCTGGTTAACGAACGGAAGAGGCATGGTTTTATGCCCCCTCCAATGGACGCCAGCTTTGTTTCAGATTCCCAACCAGAGTCTTCACTCACTGCGACTGGGCTCCCTAGACCTCCGAAAAAGGATCGATACCGGAAAGGCATGTCGCTTGATAAATTTGGACTGGCGAAACTTCTGGGTCATGCTTCGCAAGCCCACACAACGGTACATGGTGAAGGCAAGATGTCTCCTCCTAGTGCCAGCTCCAGTGCTCTTGCTCTGCAACATCAATTACAGCAACATGGGGACCAGAGCCAGGCGATGTCACAGAGCGACAGTGTCAAAAAGTCGAGAAGACGAACTTTACAATTCGGTTTCCACAG TCGCAGGGAGAGCAAGGCATCTTCTGCGGTCGCCGCTCCTGGAACTCCTCTTATGGACAAGGACATCAATGGTGAGAACATGTTATCTTCCATTACTGGCGGCACTGCCTCTTTGAGGGataagagaaggaaaacagTTCAAATTGGCCCAAGCAC TCAATCCGAACAGAAGGATACAACCGTCAATGTTTCTggtctctcttcttctggtcATTTAGTCAAGAACCCTGCCACCGAACCTCCCCAGAAAATTTCCGTTGGTCCCGTAGTTGGGACAGATGCCTCTGCACTGAGCCAAAACTCCCCCTCGACTGTCGCATTGGACGCATTTACTGCGCAGCAGGGCCATTACCCGAGCTACCGGGGATCTTCTAGCAGGACTTCCAAAGTCATGGACTGGTTCCGCCGCAAAACATTTGTAAAAGAGACAGTACCTGAGCGCAAATCGCCGGCCCTTAAGTCGGATTCCCAGTCGTCATTTGTACGAGTTGGTGAAGTTGCATCACCCGCGAGCAAAGCCCAGGAATCTGCTCAAGCGTCGACGGTTTCTCAGGAAAACACTGACGAAACGGAAGAGAAAATTGGCTCAACCGCTGATCGGGGGAATACCACAAAGGCAACTCCGACCAAATCCTCTGTTTTGCCACGACCCGTCGATGCTGACGCTACTCCACCGTCAGTAATGGTaactcctcctcgtccgactgctgctgccacACCTACTATTGGTTCTTCAACGCAGCAGTCTCCACCCACTACTATCGGTACACGATCAGCCTCAACATTCACTTTTGACGAGTCCAAAATTCGCGTGCACACTGGACTTGTTGATCAGTCAGCGCTTTCCACCAAGTCACCGCAAGATGTCTTTGTGGAAGTCATACAGGTCTTGCGCGGTATGGGCGTGGAGATGAAGCGTGAGAGCGATTTCAAATTGAGGTGCACgagagcaaagaagaaggccgcTGGCTCCTCAATCGGCTTAGGAAGCGTCATTAGTACGGGGTCAGGTATGAATCCTTTCTCGGTCATGAATAATGCTTCAACCAGCAAG ACGGACTCTCGAGGGTTGCCTACGCCTATGAGTCCCTCTGTGACTAACCGATCGAGCGCAGGTATCAAGggtcttcttcgtcggGGAAGTTCTCGATCCTCTGCTCACCCTGCTCGACTTACTCGAACTGATAATGAGGTTCCCAACCCGCCATCTCAATCCACGCCAAATCTAGAGTTGCCTGAGTCGTCGATGGCATCCAAACCTGAACCATTATATGGCAAGGAATT AATGGACGCCGGGGACGAAGTGAAATTTACAGTTGAGTTGTGTAAGATGAAAAATCTACCTGggcttttcatcctcaagatCAAAAGAACAAAGGGCAATCTTTGGTCATTCAAGTTCATATACCAGACGGTGATTGA GCGTACCACTACCCTCACGCACTGA